GAAGGCGCTAGTTCAGGCTGACGAGCACATGCTTCTAGGAATTTACCACCCATGTTACCGAAGCCGATTGCAGTACCGATAGCACCGAAACCGATAAGTAGAGCCACAGCGATGTACTTAAGACCAATCATTAGTTCCATTTTTATCTCCAAAATGTAAATTAAAAGTTAAATTAAAAAAGTGTATAAATTAGTGGTTGTCTGAGCTTGCCATGCTTAGGTAAACAATCGTCAGCATCATAAATACGAATGCTTGAAGAACGATAACTAAGATATGGAAAACTGCCCAAATAAAGTGTAATGGTAACTGCATTAAGCCAACTGCACCGATTAGGATGAAGATAAGCTCACCTGCATACAGGTTACCGAACAAACGCAGTGCTAGTGAAAACGGCTTAGCAATTAGTGCGATTGTTTCTAATAAAAGGTTACACGGGATTAAGAACAACATACCGATCTTGTTCTTAGTGCTGAAAGGGTGAAGCGTAAGTTCAGCGATGAAACCTTTGATGCCTTTAATTTTAATTGAGTAGCCAATCATCAGGAAGAATACGCCTAATGCTAATGCAGCAGTCATATTAATATCTGTGGTTGGTACTATCTTCATGTAGACATCATGTGAATCCATACCAAATGCCGTTTCGCCAACAAAGCCAGCAAATGCAGGTAAGAAGTCAACAGGAATTAAGTCCATTAGGTTCATTAAGAAAACCCAAACAAAGATGGTCAATGCAAGTGGTGCAATTAACGCGCTCTTACCATGGTAAGTGTCACGTACGTTGTCACCAACAAACTCAACAATCATTTCAATGAAACATTGAAATTTACCCGGTACACCGGTAGTTGCTTTGTTTGCTGCACTACGGAAGATCCATAAAAATAAGATCCCTAATCCGATAGACCAAGCAAGGGTATCGATAT
This region of Pseudoalteromonas spongiae UST010723-006 genomic DNA includes:
- the atpE gene encoding F0F1 ATP synthase subunit C gives rise to the protein MELMIGLKYIAVALLIGFGAIGTAIGFGNMGGKFLEACARQPELAPSLQVKMFILAGLIDAVAMIGVGIAMVLLFVL
- the atpB gene encoding F0F1 ATP synthase subunit A translates to MAEEVTLSSHIQHHLTNAKMCSTDAGLAFNKACADSGFWTWHIDTLAWSIGLGILFLWIFRSAANKATTGVPGKFQCFIEMIVEFVGDNVRDTYHGKSALIAPLALTIFVWVFLMNLMDLIPVDFLPAFAGFVGETAFGMDSHDVYMKIVPTTDINMTAALALGVFFLMIGYSIKIKGIKGFIAELTLHPFSTKNKIGMLFLIPCNLLLETIALIAKPFSLALRLFGNLYAGELIFILIGAVGLMQLPLHFIWAVFHILVIVLQAFVFMMLTIVYLSMASSDNH